Part of the Lolium rigidum isolate FL_2022 chromosome 6, APGP_CSIRO_Lrig_0.1, whole genome shotgun sequence genome, GTGAGGAGCGCCCTGTCCATGCCGGTTGCATAGTCGTGGGCCTGCATCTCAGTGATTGAGAAGGAGCCCTCCTCTTCGATGATCACTCTCAGCTCTTTAGCGGAAGGTCCATATGCTGGTATGTAGAAAGAATCAAACTTTTTTTTGTCAATCATGCCCTGTCAGTTATCCAAAAAAGGAAAATATTCACATGCTTGTTAGCAAACGATAAAATTGTTGACAGGACAGGTAAACCATGTACGTATGTACCTCTGAAGCCATGACACCTAAAATTTGAGCTGCAGTTCCCCAGACATAAGATATTTCGGTGGCAAGTTTATCAGAACGCCTGCCCACAAGAGAGACAACCATCTGGCCTTCTGGAACCAATTCTTTGGCTCTGAGCTTGAGGAAGCGTGTGAAATCCTTCCTGAACTGCCGTGCATAAGCTGCAGCAACCACTGGGAGTCTTTCACGCCTGATATGCTCATCAAAGTCATATGCAGAGATGTGGTTTAATTTGCCACTAAATCTTCAGGATCCGGTATATGTACACGATCAGATAATGAATGAACGAAGGTTGCTGGAGTGGAGTGTCAGGTTCACACCTTGGAGAGCCATTGAAGGCTGTTGGATGAGCAGACAAGATGCAAGGAGCCACTAGGAAAGAGCCTCTCGTAGAATGACCCTGGTACAATACCAGTTACACAAACTGGCTCGTTGGTTTGCTGGAGCGCCACCAGGTTCTTCACCACCACGTTGAAGTCATTGTCTGGGAGATCATTAAGGAGTACGCAGACTTCTGGAGGTGGCTGCTGGAACTGAAGAAAGTGGTTGTGGATGGCTTCCACGGCTATTGACACCAGTGCTAGCGCATTTGGACCAGAGGAGCAGCCCAAGTCCGCGATGGCCATCTTTCCGGACAACAAGGTGTTGGGGTTGCTGCATAAGCCAACGATGGCCGCTTCTACCAGGGACTTCATCCTGTTCTGCTGAGCGCTCTGCAGTCTACTTATACTTCTTCAGAAATCTAGTCTAATGTTTCCcaattcttgttcttatttatcTTTATGTTGGTTGTTTAACTTTTTTCGAGAAAACTTTATGTTGATAGTTTATTGTCACTAACATGAAGTATATTGTGAACAAAATCTTTACCGGGCAGTCTTCAGAAGCCAAA contains:
- the LOC124668574 gene encoding jasmonate O-methyltransferase-like, yielding MDSKQRVYMNQGQGETSYARNSSIQSAQQNRMKSLVEAAIVGLCSNPNTLLSGKMAIADLGCSSGPNALALVSIAVEAIHNHFLQFQQPPPEVCVLLNDLPDNDFNVVVKNLVALQQTNEPVCVTGIVPGSFYERLFPSGSLHLVCSSNSLQWLSKVGKLNHISAYDFDEHIRRERLPVVAAAYARQFRKDFTRFLKLRAKELVPEGQMVVSLVGRRSDKLATEISYVWGTAAQILGVMASEGMIDKKKFDSFYIPAYGPSAKELRVIIEEEGSFSITEMQAHDYATGMDRALLTPNRIANTLRAIFEPIIVQHFGEIMDEFVRTGEKHLSLQRSSQVEGTEDPIVMVLVSLAKA